The Hymenobacter sp. DG01 sequence TTTGCGTGGAAGACACAGGCGTGGGCATCAGCCCCGAAAAAGCACAGGAAGTGTTTCGGGCCTTTGATCAGGCGGCCACCAGTACGGCCCGGCGCTACGGCGGCACGGGCCTGGGGCTGGCTATCTGCAAGAGCCTGATTGAGCTGCAGCAGGGCCGCATCTGGCTGGAAAGCCAGCCCGGGCGCGGCAGCTGCTTCCGCTTTTCGCTGGCCTACCCCGTCAGTGCCTACGCGCCTCCCACCGAGGACGTGCTGCCGGTACTGGCCCCGGGTCTGCTGCAGGGCCTCTCGGTGCTGCTGGCCGAAGACAACTCCGTGAACAAGCTGCTGGCTACCACGCTGCTACAGGGTTGGGGCCTGGAGGTGGAGGTAGCCACCAATGGCCGGCAGGCGCTGGACCTGGCCGAAGCCCAGCCCTACGACCTGATTCTGATGGATATTCAGATGCCCCAGCTTACGGGCTTTGAGGCCACAGCCTACCTGCGTGCCACCACCAACCCCAACCGCCATACGCCCATCATTGCCCTCACGGCCAACGCCCTCAAGGACGAGGTAGGCGCGTACACCCGCCAGGGCTTTACCGACTACCTCATTAAGCCTTACTCTGAGGCCGAGCTGTACCGCGTTCTGGTGCGGGCCACGGGGCGCACGGAAGTAGCCCCGGAACTGCCCCGGCCCTCCTACAACTTTTCTCAGCTGGGCCGGCTGGCGCACGACCAGGAGTTTATCCGGAAGATGCAGCAGCTGTTTCTGGATACAGTGCCGGAGCAGCTACGGCAGCTGCGCGAAGCCCTGAGTAAGCGGCGCTGGAAGGCAGCCAGCCTGCTCACGCACAGCCTCCGGGCCACGTATGGCAGCCTGCAGATGGCCGAGGCCATGCACTGCCTTAAGCAGCTGGAAAAAGCTATGCATCCCCCACCGCCTACCCCCCAACCCCTGCTGAACCTACTGGGCCTGCTTACTACCATCACTAACCGCATGGCCGACACTTTTGCCGAACACCTGCGGCAACAGGCCGAAGCAGCCGACAGCACCACGGTTACTGCCCACCTGCTGCCCGACAATACCCCTGAAGAAGCACTGGTATCTATTTAATTACCAACTTCATAGCTACTCCAATCCACACTTTCGTAAGGCCAGGACAGACCGTACGAATTAGGGTTAGTGTCGTGCTTAAAATACGAATTTTTGACTTATGTCATAATTATTTTACTTCACTTATTTCTCAATACAAACATTAATTGATATAATTACATAAAATTGCAACATATGAGACTCATGGTCGTACTATGCCGTACGTTGTGGGTTGAGAAGTTTGGTAAGGTTGTATTGCTTTGGCAGCAGCCTTGTGAGCCCCCTCTGATAACGTACTCTTGCTACCTCGGCCTCAAGGCCAAACATACCTAACCTCTTCATTAGCAGTCGTATTTTCTTCGTCAAAATAACTGGCTGCCCTGCTTACCTCCCCTGAAGCGCGTGCCTGAGGCCCGCTTCACTCCCGCTCTGCTGCACCAGCACTCCCCGGCTTCGGCCCGCTGGCAGCTCTCTCTCCCTACTCCCACCCTGCCACCTCGGCCAGCCTCTCGGGCTGCCGGAGGGCTTTTTGGTGCGTCAGTACCGGGCCATTTGTGTGCCCGGCCCACAGAAGCCCAATTTTTTATCCGATTAGTAACATACACTTCATCTGCCCCGACACTTTTTTACTCACCATAAAACCTCTGGCACTTATGGTTTTCCCCAAGAAACAACTCCTCATCATCGACGATGAGCCCTCTATCCGGCTGATTCTGGAGCATTACTTCTCTACTGAGTACGACGTGGTGGTCACCTCCAACGGGCAGGAAGCCCTGAACTGGCTGCAGAAAGGCCACCAGGCCGACGCCATTGTGGCCGACTACGAGATGCCGCAGATGGATGGCCTGGAGTTTCTGAAGCGCCTGCGGGCCCATGCCTCCCACGGGGCCACGCCCCTACTCATGTTGTCAGTAGCCGACGAGAGCAGCAAGAAAATCCAGTGTCTGCGGCAGGGCGCCGACGACTACATCGTGAAGCCCTTCAACCCGGAAGAGCTGGAAATCAGAATCAAGAACGTGCTCAACCGCGTGCGGGCCTAGGGCCTTCGCGTCTGATCACCTACCCGACCTGTACTACCTGAAATTCCCTATCTGTATTGGTCCAAGACTACCTACACTCTCTGGTTATGAACGCTACCGCTCCCAATCTCTACCCTTCCAGCAGTGCCCCTCAGCCGTTGCTGCCTAATGGCTGGCAACTCACACACCGCCCCCTCCGG is a genomic window containing:
- a CDS encoding GAF domain-containing hybrid sensor histidine kinase/response regulator, which gives rise to MESLLTGHQHSLPFPAAAIGWGAPWPAPDALAALQALHILDSESEPAYDALVREAAQLCAAPMASISFLDAERQWVKAQTGLPGLLELPRSVSFCAHALGADSLLELHQAHSPGVFARNPLAGEQLGVVFYAGYPIRTAEGHAVGVLAVYDTAPRSLSPEQQTVLRLLARQVSQELALRQAQLARQAAEAASQRKQVFLAAVSHEIRTPLHGIMGLTRLLRESFITPQQEEHLTIILSSAENLLTVINDILDFSKVELGRMELERVPFDVAATVRDATRSLQHLAQSKGLALHTHIQDSAIPTVEGDPFRLRQVLLNLLTNALKFTEAGHISVTVDVAAEDARQVQLNFCVEDTGVGISPEKAQEVFRAFDQAATSTARRYGGTGLGLAICKSLIELQQGRIWLESQPGRGSCFRFSLAYPVSAYAPPTEDVLPVLAPGLLQGLSVLLAEDNSVNKLLATTLLQGWGLEVEVATNGRQALDLAEAQPYDLILMDIQMPQLTGFEATAYLRATTNPNRHTPIIALTANALKDEVGAYTRQGFTDYLIKPYSEAELYRVLVRATGRTEVAPELPRPSYNFSQLGRLAHDQEFIRKMQQLFLDTVPEQLRQLREALSKRRWKAASLLTHSLRATYGSLQMAEAMHCLKQLEKAMHPPPPTPQPLLNLLGLLTTITNRMADTFAEHLRQQAEAADSTTVTAHLLPDNTPEEALVSI
- a CDS encoding response regulator transcription factor gives rise to the protein MVFPKKQLLIIDDEPSIRLILEHYFSTEYDVVVTSNGQEALNWLQKGHQADAIVADYEMPQMDGLEFLKRLRAHASHGATPLLMLSVADESSKKIQCLRQGADDYIVKPFNPEELEIRIKNVLNRVRA